The genomic segment ATGGATCATGCACAGTATGCACCGACGTATTATCTCAACACCTTTTTTCCGGGACTGACGGTCAACGTCCATTCTGGCAAAGACAATCCCCGGACTTTTGGTGTGGTCAGCAGTATTGAGATCGTTAACGGCAATGCATTTTTAACCACGGTACAACGTACCTATCCGCAACCCATTTATTAATTATGACACCAGATATGCTAACCATAAATAAGCGAAAAACAGTCCGGCTCAAGGTTCATTGCCCGGGGTGGGCTGGAGCGAAAGCCATGCGGCTGCTGGCTTTGCTACTGAGCGTGCTTTGTTTTAGTGCATGCAACAATAAAGATCTTGATCTGTATGTCGAGAGTGACAACTATAGTAATGCTGCAGATTTTATTGGCAACAACTATAACCTCAGCTTGTTTTATGCGGCATTAAAACAGGCTGATTTATTGGATCTATTGAAGCAGGAAGGACCATATACACTGTTTGCACCCAATAATAAAGCATTCAACGACCTGGGCATTGTCCGCGCCAGTGACTTTGCGGAGATGAACCGGGATAGCCTAAGGCAGTCCCTGCTCTATCATATCCTGCCCCGGAGGCTGTATACAGGGGATGTTCCCGTCAACACCATCGATAATAAGTATATCAACATGGTGGATAAAGAATTGTTTATTGGCTATAAATACGAAAAAGTCTGTACAGAATGTCTGATAACTTCGAATTTATATGTCAACGGCTCTAAATCCGTTGCAACTACACAGAATATCGTGCTGGCCAATGGCGTACTGCATATGGTGGACAAGGTCCTAAAATACCATAAGACGGTGCAGGATATTTTAACCGCAGATCCAGCTTACAGCCTCTTTGTTGCTTTCCTCAAGCGTACAGGTGACTGGGACCGCCTGGCGCAACCGGCCTTTACAACGGTTTTCGCTCCCGATAATGCAGCGTTTGAAAAAGCAGGCATTACGGCCAGCGATATTGCTGATTTGGATCCCGGTCAGTACGGCAAACGCCTGTCGCGCGTGTACCTGCTGTATAATCACTTCTTTCTTTCGGACATGAGTATTTACGGGCAGCTACCTGGCTCTGGCTATTATGGAAGTCCATTTTATCGTGCCCGGATTGTAGGGGATGAACTCTATTATTTCGGCATTTCTGCCAGTACACCGATGGAACCATTTATCATTCACAGCCAGGCACCTAATCCCAACGGTCCGATCCGGATCAGCAATTTTCAGCCTCCTTACCGGACAGATCACAAAGCTGACAATGGAATTGTGCACGGTATCACGAGCCTGCTGGTATTGCCGGAAGAAGCGCTAATCAAGGACAAAACCCATACAGATCAACGATGAAAAATAAGTTAAATCTACTTATAATAGGTGTATTATACAGTATATCGGCATTGCTTGCCGCCTGTCATAAAACCGAATTTATGCCCGAACCCGTTGGCGAACAGATCCCAGCTCCTACATACCCCGGGCTGCTGGAAGGACTGCCTGCGGAGGCAAGCCTGTTTAAAACGATGTGGCAAAAGGCCGAAATGGACGCTATACTAGCCTCTGAACAGCCTCGTGTCAAACTGACTTTCTTGGTCCCCAGCAATGGCGCGCTCGAAAGCGCTGGATATACCGGTGCGAAAATACAGCAGCTGACCAAGGACTCTTTGCAGCAGGTGTTGCGCTATCATGTGCTCAACGGTGCAGTCAGCTCCCAGCAGCTCGCTCTGGCGGGGGGTGATCTGACGTTTTTTACCTTATTGAAGCATCCCAGATTCCTGGACGGTGAGCCCCGCGAGAGCTCATTGGTCAGGACGGTCCCTTATACCTATCGGCAGCAACTAAATATGGACCAGTCAGATCTGATTGCCGATGGGAAGAAAATCAAAATCGTGAAGGAGCTACCCGTCGCACAGGGACATGCTTTTGTCATTGAAAAAGTCCTCAACGCACCGCAGCAGCAGATGTATGATTTTTTGGTAAAGGACGGCCGTTTTACCCTATATCTAAAAGCCATGGCGCTTAACAATATCGAATATGCCAATGATTTTATGATGAACATGTATCCGAGCTTTGCGGTGCCAATACGCTTTATGCTAGACTGGAACTATTATTTTGAAGGTACTTTTCACCATAGTGCGGAGCGGCCAAGGCATATCATCCATTGCACCTTGTTTGCGCCGACCGACGAAGCTTTTCACCGTGTGGGCATCTATACGGAGGCGGATCTGCGCGAACTGAATGGGAGAATTGAAACGCCGATCTATTACGAACAAAACCAGACGACACCGGTAGATAGCCTGCTAAAGTATCAGTATATCGGCAACGCAAGTATGGATATAGGCTATAACGAAGATTATTCCATGTTTGCGCTGGACGTGCAGATAAGCCGTTTTTCTAACAATCCGACCATTTTCTCGCCGATGATGGACGATCGTAAACTAGCTGATTTCAAGGATATCGGACACCGTTTTTACCGCTCAGGCAACCGCATACAGGTCGGTCATGAGCACAGCAAGGTGCCGCCGGTGGATATCACTGAAGTAAATATCAATACCGTCCAGGGACCGGTCCATGTGGTGGACAGGATCATAGTGCCGGAAGATTTCAGCATGTGGCATAAGAAAAAATAGACGCGAATAGCTTAAACGATCAGAAAAACAATGAAATCACTACACTATCTATATGTTATCCTCTTTGGATTAGCCCTGGCAAGCTGTTCGAAAGATCCGGAGAATACCGGTACGGTGCCAGAGAAAAATACCCTGAACGATGTGGTTCGGGACAATTTTGGACTGACCTATCTCGCGACCGCGCTGTATAAGAGCGGTCTAAACAGAACGTTGACGCGGGAAGGCACCTATACCTTGCTTGCGCCCTCCGATGATGCTTACCGGGCAGCCGGTTATCTGAATCCGGCTGCCCTATATGCCGAGCCGGCAGGTAAGCTCGCCGAGCAGGGGAATTACCATATCCTGAAGAGCCCCGTACTGTTTACGGGGAAGGACTTAAAAATGAATCAGGAGGAAGAAACACTATTGGGTACCAAAATCTATTGGAGCCGTGTACTGCGGGGTAAGGATACTTTGACGACCATCAATGGCGGACGGCTCCTACAGGCTGATATCAAAGCGTCCAACGGTGTGATGCAGGTGCTGGACCGGTTGCTGGCACCCAACCTGCACAGCAACCTCAAGCAGGCATTGGCGGCGGAGGCTGATCTCAGCCTGTTTTATCAGGCCTTAAAGACCGCTGGACTATTGGAATCGCTGGGCGGTACCACAAGTTATACGGTATTTGCCCTGACCAATACGGCAATTAAGCAACTGGGGTACGCAGATCTGGAAGCAATAGAGAAGGCCGATGCCGCTGAACTGCGAAAATTGCTGAGTTATCATATTGCCAAGCAGCGCAAGTTTGCACAAGATTACTTCCTGCTGACGCCCGATGGGACAACAACCTATACCGAAACCATGTTGAACGAAAAGACGATCACGATCAACTTGCTTGGTCAGTATAATGTACCCAATAGTTTTACCGGGATTACGCTTCAGGGCCCCGGCAATTCCTGGCCGATCACGCCCGTGCGTACGGATGTGCTTGCTGGAAACGGAGTCATTCATGTGATTGGCGGGGCGCTCCAATAAGTGGACAGGCATGCAATTAAAAGGTGAATATAAAAACGGTTTAGATGAGAACAATTAACAATACACTATATCGTTGGCTAGTGGTGCTTGCCGCATTATTTTTGCTGCAGCTGCTACCAACAGACAGTCGGGCCCAGGAGACATCGGGGGCACTGACGGGCCGGGTGCTGGACGGAGCAAAAGCAGCCGTACCGGGTGCATCCATCGAAGCGGTACATACGCCTTCGGGAACGAAATATACGCTGTCAGCTGATAAAGACGGGCGTTTTACGATCAATAATATGCGGATCGGTGGCCCATATCGTGTCAGTGCCACAGCTGTCGGTCTACAGTCGGACGTCCGGAATGATATTTTCATCCGTCTGGGGGGAGCACAGGAACTAGAACTCCAGCTGCTCGCTGCTACGCAACAGATCGGAGAGGTGCTGGTCAGCGCCCGTGCACGGGGTCAGCGCGCCGACACTTTCGGGGCGGGGCAGAATATTTCGGCCGGACAGATCCGTAATATGCCGACGGTATCGCGTTCGATTACGGATGTCACACGGCTGACGCCGCAGGGAAGCCGCGACAACAGTTTCGGAGGAACCAACTTCCGGTACAACAACGTCACTGTGGACGGGGCGATCAACAACGACGCTATCGGTTTCTCTCCCTCGTTGGGCGGGCAGACGGGTACCTCGGGCATGGCGGGAAGTTCGACACGTACCAATCCAATCTCGATCGATGCAATCCAGGACATACAGGTATATCTTGCGCCCTATGATGTCAAGATCGGTAATTTTACAGGCGGATCGGTGAATGCGGTAACCCGTTCGGGGACGAATAAAGTGGAAGGATCCGTATATGGCTTTGGACGTAATGCAACACTGACGGGAAAAGACCGCGTAGGGACACTGGGAAAGATGAACAGTGACTTCTACGATTACCAGTCCGGTTTTCGAATCGGTTTTCCGCTCATTAAAAATAAGTTGTTTTTCTTTACCAACGAGGAAGTAACCCGCCGGCAGGATCCGACGCAGCTCGTAGTCGGTACGGCAGAGACGGCCCAGATATTGAGTGTGGCGGATGCTGAAAAAATAGCTGCTACTGTCAGAGACCGCTATGGTAGTGTATTCGATGCGGGCACTGCCGGCAGCTATACCAACTGGAGCAAGTCGGTCAAGTTCTTTAATCGTGTGGACTGGAATATCAATGACAGGCACCAGCTCGCTGTCCGGAACAACAGCATCCGCAGTTCGGCCACGCATATGGACCGTGATCAGCAGGATTTTCGCTTTTCCAGCATGGCCTTTAAACAGACCAACAACCAGAGCAGCACCGTGGCAGAACTGAAAAGCCGCTTGTCAAATACGCTGTCTGCCAATGCCGTCATAGGCTATACCGTCGTCAACGACAGCCGTGATCCGCTGTCTGATCCGACTCTGCCGCAGGTGCAAGTCCAGGGCCGTACCCCCGGAACGACGATTTACATCGGTACAGACCGCGAAGCGAGCATTTTTGACATGCGGCAGCGTACCTGGGAATTTACGGCCAATCTCACCTGGAATACCGGCAGGCATAAACTGCTGCTGGGTACACACAATGAACTGTACAGCATCCGTTATGGTTTTGTCAACAGCTGGAATGGGCGCGTCGACTACAACAGCATCGAGGATTTTGTCAGCAATAAGCCTTACAGGGTGCGCGGTAGCTATAACTATGTTGACAACACCCGCGGTTATATCCTGGCACATCCCGCGGCAGACTTTAACATCAATATGTACGGTCTGTATGTTCAGGATGAAATCCGTGTACACGACCGCCTGCGTATAACGCCGGGTCTACGAGCTGATCTGACGAGCCTGCCGGAGATGCCGCAGCTGAGCGAAAAGGTGAAGAACATCCTCTCCGATCCCAATTTTGGGACGAGCTATCAGTATACTCCACTTAACCGTCTGCGCAATGATTTTATGAACCGTGTGCAGCTGTCGCCACGGGTGGGATTCCGCTGGGAGGTAACGGAGGACCGTAGGCTGGGCATGCGCGGTGGCGCTGGGCTGTTTACGGGGAGAATTCCTTTCGCCTGGCTAGCTTATGCGTATTACAATACCGGAAACAGTTACGGCGCTTTTGACCAACGGGCAGATCAGAAGCCTTTTGCTCCGGGCAGCGATGCGATACGTCCAAGTGAACTTGGGCTGGCAGATTTCATCGCCCAGAATGGTGCTGTTGTCAATGATCCGAACAGTGGAAAGACACAGGTGGATCTGGTCGACAATGGCTTTACATTGCCACAGGTGCTCCGTGGAAGCCTAGGAATGGACTATGAGGCAGCTGGTGACTGGAAGTTTACCGTAGAGGGTATCTACACCAAGAATATCAGTGATGTGCTGTTCCAGCAGCTCAATACTCCTGACAATCCACATTGGTACGGTTATGACCGGGAGCATAAACAGCCGGTATACAGTGGTACGGTGGATAACCGTTTTTCAAATATTTATCTGCTGAGCAATACCAGCCAGGGATATAAATACAGTATTACGGGAACAGTGGTAAAGAAATATAAAACTTTGAATGCGAGTGCGAGCTACACCTACGGAATGTCAAAGGATCTCTCCAATGGGGTCCGAAACTCCATGGAATCGAACTGGCAGCTCAACCAGTCGCTGGTACCCAACAATCCGGGGCTGGCCTATAGCAATTTTGATATCCGGCATCGCATCATCGCGAGCGTGGGGTATGAAAAGCCGTGGCAACGTGCCGGACGCAGCCATGTGACACTGTTCTTTTCAGCACAGTCGGGTTCGCCCTTTACATATGGTATTGTGAATAACAGTATTCAGGGACTGCCGCAGCAAGTGTCGCTGGTGTATATACCGACGGTGGAGGAAGCTATTCATTATTTTAAAGATATTGACGGAGGACAGACAGCGGCGGAGCAGGCAACTGCATTCAATACATTTATTGATGCAAACGCCTATTTGCATGGACGTCGGGGTAATTTTACCGAGCGGAATAAGGCGCGCACTCCATGGAACGTGCAGGCTGACCTGCGTCTGGCGCACGAGCTCCCAGTCAACAAACAGGGGCATGTGCTGACATTTTCGGCAGACTTGGTGAACCTGTCCAATCTGCTGTACAAAAAATGGGGACTACAGTACTTTTCACCAAATACGTTTAACTCGACAAGTTCGGTGGGTTTGACGCCGGGTCTGTTTCCTCCACAGCAAAATCAAGGAAACTGGCCTGTATTTGAGTTCCGGGATCCGGGGACTCCCTACAGTATAGATTATTTTAATTCGCGTGCTCAGGTACAGCTGGGCTTGCGATATTCATTTTAAGGAAAGAATATCCCGGTTACTCGTCCGCAGATTGGAAAAACAAAAACGGTTAAGTCTATTTCGCTTAACCGTTTTTTGTTTTAAATATCATTTTTTTTAATAATTTATGGAAAAAGAAAATAGCGGTCATCTTATCTATAGATCAGTGGAACGGGCGATCTTTCGCTAGTCACTTTTGCTGGTCTCATAACCCTATAAATTTAAATACATGCGATCTACAGTTTTTGTACTGGCAGCCCTTGTGGTCTTCATTTTAACTTTTAATACGCTCATCTATGATGAGAGCCCTTTACCCGATCAGGCACAGCTATTGCGGGAGGTCAATCGTTATAAAACTGTTGTGACCGGGGTTTCTTTTGCGGATAGCAATTTCTCTGATCTGCAGGTGCTTGACAGTCTTTTTAAGACGAAACGTATTTTGATGCTGGGCGAAATGCTTCACAGCGATGGCGAGACATTCCGGGCCAAATCCCGATTGATACGTTATCTGCATCAGAAGCTCGGTTATGAGGTAGTGCTCTACGAGGCGGGACAGTACGATATGTGGCTGATGAACCGAGAAATGGAAAAGCCGGAGCTACAGGTGTCCAGTACTGCGCTAGGAGGCATTGGTCTATTCTATTTTTGGTGGCGAAATCAGGAAAATAAGCCACTTATTTCTTATTATCAGCAATCTAAGCAGACTGCGGATCCGATCACCCTTGGAGGATTCGATATACAGTTTTCGGGTGGTATGCTGCGTGACAAACGGGGACAGCTGCTGGATGAATATTTCCAGAAACAAGGGGTCGACCTCCGAGCTTATCCTGTCTTCAGGAAGCAGATGCAGAAGCTGGATTACCTGAGCTATGCGGGATATGCCAGCAAGCAACTGGATGCCACAGCTCAGAAACAATTTCTGGACGAGCTCAGCAGCCTCGAAAAAGCCGTGCGATCATTGAATAAGGATCCTCAGCAGCGGATATATGTCCGTTATCTGAGTGATATGAAAAATAACTTTGACAGGTCGTGGAAGCATAAGCCGGGATCCATGACCAGCATGCACATACGGGATTCGCTCATGGCCGAAAATTTATGTTATCAGCTGGATTCATTATATGCCGACAAGAAGGTGATCATCTGGTGTGCAAACATACATGCCTTTTCAGCACCGTGCAATAAAGAATATACTCCGCTGGGAACATATATTAAAAAGAAATATGGACAACAGTCCTATATGCTGGGTTTCAGTTCGTATGCTAGATTCAATGAACGGGGCCGTATCGTGGACAGACCCAGCAAGCTTGCCATCGAAAATGTCTTTCATGCGGCAAATTCTCCTTATTTCTTTTTGGATCTGCACAGTCTGCCGGCTGCCTCCAGGCTCAGACAGCCTTTTGTCTCTGCGATGAATCAGCAGCAGGAGGAACAACGGCAATGGAGTGACTTTTTTGACGGCCTTTTCTATATTGATATCAATAAACAACCTACATATTCGGAAAAATAATGGCAAGTATCATAACGCGTCAACTTACTTTTAAAATCGGATCCAGGAACATCCTGAACACTATTGATCTGCATGTTCCGGACAATAGTATCTATGGCTACCTTGGCAGGAATGGAGCTGGTAAATCCACTACGATCAAATTGCTGCTTGGTCTTCTGCCGGACAAGGCGGATAGCATTTTTATTCAGGGGCGTAGCCTCAAGTCGGACCCCGAAGCGACATATGCACAGGTCGGAAACCTGCTTGAAGCTCCTTGCTATTATTCAGGACTGACAGTTTTTGAAAACCTAAAATACTTGGATATTATTCACAAAAAGGGCAGTAAAAGGATTGATGCCGTGCTCGAAATGGTCGATTTATATCGAGAGAAGAACAAAAAAGCAGGTGTACTGTCGATGGGCATGAAGCAGCGTTTGGGTATTGCCATGGCCATTTATCATGACCCGCAGCTATTGATCCTCGACGAGCCCCTAAATGGACTCGATCCGCAGGGCATTGTCGAAATGAGAGACCTGTTCCGTCAGCTCAAAGAACAGGGTAAGACGATTTTCCTGTCGAGCCATATTCTCACGGAGCTTGAAAAAGTTGCCACGCACATCGGCATCATCGAAAACGGAAGTATGATTTTCCAGGGAACAAAAGGAGAATTGCTGAGCCAGGTGGATCGGCAGGTGTCCTTGCGTACCACTGACCCACTTCGTACAGCCCCGCTGTTACAGTCACTCGGGCTTACGGTACTAAGTCAGGGCCAGGATACCTTGGTGGTACAGATCGGCGATGACAACCAATTTGATCTCATGATCAAGAGTCTTGTCCAGCAGTGCATTCCGATCTGTGCCATCGAGTCCCATACTGCAGATCTTGAACAGATTTTTATGAATTTAATCACAAAGCCCAATGTTTAATACATTCTATACCGCCTTCTTGTCAGAGAAATATAAGCTCCTCCGAAACAGGCAGATTTTTGGTGTACTGCTTCTTCCTGCTTTGCTGATCTTGTTGATCGATGGCTATATTATCTACGATATCATGAAAACAGGTTCGGCAGCAGCCGTCCCGAACCCCTGGAAGGTCCTCCTTGGACGCTATGTTTTTCAGTTTTTTTACTTGCTTTACCCCATTGTTGTCGCTGTCTATGTATATGCATGCTGTGAAGTGGAGTATAAAAATAACAACTATAAAATCTTGTTTACCTTGCCATTGTCGAGATTGAACATATTCCTTTCCAAAGTGTTGTTTATCCTGCTGACTGTGCTATTTTCGGTCCTGTTGGCGTACACCGCCTTCCTGGCCAGCGGTTATGTTCTGAGTAAGCTGTATCCGCAGTTAGGTTTTCAGAATTACGATTATCGGACGGTCATCTTTTATACATTTCTGAAGCTCTTTATTACGCTTTCAGCGATTGCCATGTTGCAGCTGGCATTAAGCCTGATCTTTCGAAGTTTTATTTATCCTATTGGAATCAGTATGTTTATGCTGGTGTTTTCGGTGTTTACGGTCAATAGAGATTTTTCGGATTTTATTCCTTATACCGGTGCATATAAGGCGTTCCTGAACATCGTTGAAGAAAATGATGCTTTCGCACGGCTTGATTACAGCAATGTGGTGATGACTGTCATTTTTATACTGATCAGCTTCTTTCTTTTTAAACGTAAGGGCCAGTTTTAGGCTGTTCTGCTTACTGCCTTTTATCCAGCTCTTTTTTGAATGCACTTGGCGATTGCCCGTATCGCTTTTTGAATGCCGAAGCAAAGTAGGAAGCAGAAGAGAAACCGACAGCACTAAAAATCTCACTGATGTTGAGCCCATCTGCAATCAGGTTTTTGGCCTTTGTCAGTCGCCGCTCGACAATGTATTCGTTGATACTGCAGTCTAAAAGCTGTTTCACCTTGCGGTAAAGCTGTACGCGGGAAAGGTTGAGCTCCCCGGCAATATCGTCTACACTGAGTCGCTGATCCGATAATCGGGATTCGACAATAGTCGAAAAATTGTTGAGAAACCGACGGTCATTGTCGCTGATGTGGTCAGTAGATGGCGGATCAAACTGTTCGACGTTGCTGCTGTATTTTTCTTTGAGCTGCTGGCGTGATTGCAGGATATTGGCAATACGAACGCGAAGCAGGGCCGCATTGAATGGCTTGGTCATATAGTCATCGGCCTGCAACAAGCTGCCCTCCATAAGGGTCTCTTCATTGGCCAGCGCGCTGAGCAGGATGACTGGAATATGTGCGGTCTGATAGAATGTTTTGATGTCTTTGAGAATATCCAGTCCGCTGCCGTCGGGTAGCATGATGTCGGTGAGCACGAGATCGGGAAACTGCGATTTAAGTAGGGTGCTGGCCTGCTGGACGTCTCTAGCCAAAAAAAGGTTATAATCGCTTTCAAGGACTGTTCGCAGGTAATCCCGGATTTCGTCATCGTCCTCCACGACCAGTATACTCTTTGATTTGCTGGAGTGAAAGGAGCGGTCCTGCGTCAGTGGCCTGATTTCCATATCCACCAGCTCGGACTGCGCGGGAGTTGCTTTCTCATCCCGTCCATGCCGCACAAATTCTTCTGGCTGATAATGGCTGTTGCCCGTAGGCATCCGCAATGTAAAGATGGAGCCATGTCCGAGCTTGCTGCTGACGGTGATCTGGCCGTGGTGCAGCTCGACAATCTGTTTTGCATAAGCGAGGCCGATGCCCGAGCCCCTGCGTACACCCGAGCCCTGATAGAATGGATCAAAGATATGTTCGATGTCACCCGGTGCGATGCCCAGCCCGTTGTCGAGAACGCGCAGGTAAAAGTAGTCCTTAAAGCTGTTTTCCTCCACGGAGATTTCAATCCGTCCACTTACCGCGGTATGTTTTATCGCATTGGACAGTAGATTGGAAAGAACCTGTTCCATCAGGTATTCGTCCATCCAGACCTCTTTGAGCGCCGATTTATTGATGTAGCTGATGGATATCCGACTTTTCTTGAGCAGGGGTTTAAAACTGTTGATCGCCTGTTGTATAAATGCGTCGACAGGAACGGAAGATACGTGCAACTTGATTTTTGCTTTGCTGATGCGGTGAATGTCGATCAGGTCGCTGACCAGCCGTTGCAATTTCTTTGCGCTTCTTTTGACGCGCGACAATTGGTCACGTATAGCCTCGGGCAGGTCCTTACGCAATTCGAGTTCTTCGATGGGCGCGAGAATCAGCGTCAGGGGTGTTTTAAACTCGTGGGAGATATTGGTAAAAAAGTTGTTTTTGATCTCTGCAGTCTGCTGAATCTGGTTATTCATCTCGACGATCTGTTTTTGCTGGGATAGGATTTCGCTGTTCTGCATTTCGAGATGTTTGTTTTTCTCCCAGTTGCTCTTGATGACAATGATGGAAATGCCTCCAAATACGACAGCCAGGACGAGACTTACAACCAGAATATTGAGCACAGACTTTTGGTTTTGGTAGATTCGATTCTGCTCGGTGATAAATTCCTGTCTTTTGTCGATATCCAGCTGCTGCTGCCTGATCTTTTGTGACTGCAGCGCGAGCAACTCTGCATTGGTTTTGTCGATCACGGAAGTCGCCAGGATGTTCTCTCGTTTATAACGCTGCTGCTTGATGATGGCCAGTGCAGTACGGATGGCTTCGGTCCCGCCGGTCGGATAAAGCATCGAAGCATACATACGGCCTTGTATAATCTGTTCAAGTCCATTTCCCGGACCCGGCAATGCGTCTACACCGATGATCTTGATCTCTTTTTTGATCTGGGCGTCGTCCAGGGCCTTTCGGACACCCATGGCCATCTGATCATTGAAGGTGAAGATGACGTCGCTGTTGGCGAACTGATCGATATGCTGTCGCATGGCGGTATAGGCCTTGTCCTTTTCCCAGCCGCCATGGACGATACCGCTGATCCGTATATCGTTGGCCGGATCTATCCCCTGCATAAACCCTTTTTCGCGTTCGATAGATGCTGAACTACCGGATAGGCCGGCCACAAGGCCTACCTGTCCTTTGCCCTGCAACAGCGCCTGAACATACTGGCCGGCGAGTTTGCCGATGGCAAGGTTGTCGGCGCCGACATAGGCGTTGTACTGGCCCGAAGAAGTCTTGCGGTCGGTCACGATAACCGGTATATTTCGCTGGAATACGGAATCGACAATAGGCGTTAAGGGTTCCGCCTCATTGGGTGAAACGATGAGAAGATCGATGTCCTCTTTGACCAGCTCCCGAATCTGATCGATCTGTACCGCATTATTGCCTTGGGCATCCCGATAGCGGAATTCAATATCGGGATTAAAGGACAGTTCCCGCTTCATCTCTTCGAGCATCGTCTGACGCCAGGCATCATTTCCAATGCACTGTGAAAAGGCTATGACCCGCTTGCGCTTTTGGCTGTCTGTCTGACAGCCCCACAATAGCAGTAAAATCAGTAAGCCATAGATGCTGTATTTTCCCATGATCGTTTCCCCTTGAGTAACCGAATATACATTATTTCGTTTTTTTTCGATAATCGGCTTTCACTTAGTGTTGTGTTTACACTAAATGCCGTAAGTCAAAATATGTATCATTTTCTACATAATTTGTTCAAAAAATGATAGATGTTATTGTAGTATTGTTGGTAATTAGTTGAATTTTAGGCGTTTGTGTTATTTTAAAAAATGTTACATAAATAGATGTTTTTGCGCCGTCCGAATTTAAGTCAGCGTGAAGGTCATGTTAAATTTGGATTAATCAATTATAGGGAAAACATGAACAAAAACACCGTTTTAGCCTGGTCATTTGTGGTGGCGCTGGGCGGATTCTTATTTGGCTTTGATACAGCTGTCATTTCGGGTGCTGAAAAAGCAGTGCAGGCGCATTGGCATCTGAGCGAGTTTCAGCATGGACTCACCATGGCTATAGCTTTGATCGGTACCGTCGCAGGTGCAGCGC from the Sphingobacterium thalpophilum genome contains:
- a CDS encoding substrate-binding domain-containing protein, which translates into the protein MGKYSIYGLLILLLLWGCQTDSQKRKRVIAFSQCIGNDAWRQTMLEEMKRELSFNPDIEFRYRDAQGNNAVQIDQIRELVKEDIDLLIVSPNEAEPLTPIVDSVFQRNIPVIVTDRKTSSGQYNAYVGADNLAIGKLAGQYVQALLQGKGQVGLVAGLSGSSASIEREKGFMQGIDPANDIRISGIVHGGWEKDKAYTAMRQHIDQFANSDVIFTFNDQMAMGVRKALDDAQIKKEIKIIGVDALPGPGNGLEQIIQGRMYASMLYPTGGTEAIRTALAIIKQQRYKRENILATSVIDKTNAELLALQSQKIRQQQLDIDKRQEFITEQNRIYQNQKSVLNILVVSLVLAVVFGGISIIVIKSNWEKNKHLEMQNSEILSQQKQIVEMNNQIQQTAEIKNNFFTNISHEFKTPLTLILAPIEELELRKDLPEAIRDQLSRVKRSAKKLQRLVSDLIDIHRISKAKIKLHVSSVPVDAFIQQAINSFKPLLKKSRISISYINKSALKEVWMDEYLMEQVLSNLLSNAIKHTAVSGRIEISVEENSFKDYFYLRVLDNGLGIAPGDIEHIFDPFYQGSGVRRGSGIGLAYAKQIVELHHGQITVSSKLGHGSIFTLRMPTGNSHYQPEEFVRHGRDEKATPAQSELVDMEIRPLTQDRSFHSSKSKSILVVEDDDEIRDYLRTVLESDYNLFLARDVQQASTLLKSQFPDLVLTDIMLPDGSGLDILKDIKTFYQTAHIPVILLSALANEETLMEGSLLQADDYMTKPFNAALLRVRIANILQSRQQLKEKYSSNVEQFDPPSTDHISDNDRRFLNNFSTIVESRLSDQRLSVDDIAGELNLSRVQLYRKVKQLLDCSINEYIVERRLTKAKNLIADGLNISEIFSAVGFSSASYFASAFKKRYGQSPSAFKKELDKRQ
- a CDS encoding ABC transporter ATP-binding protein, encoding MASIITRQLTFKIGSRNILNTIDLHVPDNSIYGYLGRNGAGKSTTIKLLLGLLPDKADSIFIQGRSLKSDPEATYAQVGNLLEAPCYYSGLTVFENLKYLDIIHKKGSKRIDAVLEMVDLYREKNKKAGVLSMGMKQRLGIAMAIYHDPQLLILDEPLNGLDPQGIVEMRDLFRQLKEQGKTIFLSSHILTELEKVATHIGIIENGSMIFQGTKGELLSQVDRQVSLRTTDPLRTAPLLQSLGLTVLSQGQDTLVVQIGDDNQFDLMIKSLVQQCIPICAIESHTADLEQIFMNLITKPNV
- a CDS encoding ABC transporter permease; protein product: MFNTFYTAFLSEKYKLLRNRQIFGVLLLPALLILLIDGYIIYDIMKTGSAAAVPNPWKVLLGRYVFQFFYLLYPIVVAVYVYACCEVEYKNNNYKILFTLPLSRLNIFLSKVLFILLTVLFSVLLAYTAFLASGYVLSKLYPQLGFQNYDYRTVIFYTFLKLFITLSAIAMLQLALSLIFRSFIYPIGISMFMLVFSVFTVNRDFSDFIPYTGAYKAFLNIVEENDAFARLDYSNVVMTVIFILISFFLFKRKGQF
- a CDS encoding erythromycin esterase family protein gives rise to the protein MRSTVFVLAALVVFILTFNTLIYDESPLPDQAQLLREVNRYKTVVTGVSFADSNFSDLQVLDSLFKTKRILMLGEMLHSDGETFRAKSRLIRYLHQKLGYEVVLYEAGQYDMWLMNREMEKPELQVSSTALGGIGLFYFWWRNQENKPLISYYQQSKQTADPITLGGFDIQFSGGMLRDKRGQLLDEYFQKQGVDLRAYPVFRKQMQKLDYLSYAGYASKQLDATAQKQFLDELSSLEKAVRSLNKDPQQRIYVRYLSDMKNNFDRSWKHKPGSMTSMHIRDSLMAENLCYQLDSLYADKKVIIWCANIHAFSAPCNKEYTPLGTYIKKKYGQQSYMLGFSSYARFNERGRIVDRPSKLAIENVFHAANSPYFFLDLHSLPAASRLRQPFVSAMNQQQEEQRQWSDFFDGLFYIDINKQPTYSEK